Below is a window of Pelagicoccus albus DNA.
AGTACGATAGGTTCAACAGCGCCTGAGGAATACTCAGATTGATACCATTTTATACCCCCTAAAGTCGCCGCCAAGCAGGTGAGAATGACGACGAGAAAGACGTTGTTCCGAGACATCACTACTTGTTATCCAGAGATCAACCCTTCGAGTCCGTACCGCTCCAAGAGTGTAGCGATTCTAACTGGATTGCCTGTCTTCGAGGCTTCTTCCATAGCCTGCATTACCGCTACCGTCACAATCCCCTCTCGTGCGTCAGGCGTGGGATGTTCATTATTTTGAATACATTGGGCGATGTACTCGATGTAGCTTTGATACTCGCCTGCGTGATGTGAATGCCCGCCAAATCGAAAATAGTAGTCATCCATATCCTCAAAGGTCTCCATCGAGGAAATACCGTTCAATTTATACGCATAGCGTAAATCGTAGTAGTCAGCCTGACTGGTCCCGTTGTCACACCGCAGGATACAGCTCATGTTGCTGTCTCTACAGGTTGGAACCACTGGGCAAGAGTAGGTCCCGCTCACTCGAGCCGGAACTCCATTTGCCCCCTTTAAAACATAATGGAATGTATCCGGATGCTTTAGACCGAGATCTCGACCATTCTTGCTCAGATGAGCATAGCCGTATACCTCCTCAATTTCTGGCAAATACCAACGTACCAAATCTCCCGGGTGACTTATTGCCCCGTAGAGCCATTTGAACGCGTCGTTGCGAGCCCATTCTTTTTCGAGGAACCAACGATGATCCGCATGATAGTAAGACTCGATGGATACAAGTTCCCCGAAATCTTCAGCAACATAGTGTTCTCTCTGCCTTTTAAATGGCGCGAAAAACCGGGAACTTTGCCCCACTAGCACCTTACACCCGCTGCGTTCGACTGCGTTCAATACATCCTGAGCACGCTCAAGATTATCGATAAAAGGTTTGGTGCAGACAACATGCTTCCCGGCCTCGAGTGCCTGAATAACGTGATCAGCATGCAAATGATCCGGAGTATAGATGCCAATCACGTCGATAGCGGAATTCTCCAACATTTCGCCATAATTCAGTGTATAATTCGACAAGCTAAACTCTCTACAACGCTCTCGACAAAGCTCTTCGTTTCGGTCGCACAGACTGACGACCTGCCACATATCACTCCTTACTCCAGCGGAAATAATGCTCCGTCCCTCACCAAGACCGAGGACGCCAAGACCAAGTTGGCCTTCTTTCTTTTGTAAACTCATGGTTTCTAACTCTTTGGTAAAATCGCTTTTTCGTCTGCGTAGGCTCGGGCTAAAAGAACCACCGGGTGGACGACTTCTGTTTTCGCATCGCCGGCTTTCAGCCCGTTTTCGATGTGCAGGTGGCAACCTGGATTTCCGAGCGCTAGTACGCTGGCGCCGGTATCCTCCACGGCCTCCAACTTCTGTCGAAGGAGCTCGTTCGCTGTATCGGGCTGGGTGATACTGTAGATCCCCGCACTGCCACAGCACCGATCTGAATTTTTGCATTCGGTAAACTCGAATCCTGGAAGGCTCTTCAGAATCTCTCTTGGTTGGGCAGTTATCTTTTGTCCATGGCACAAGTGGCAGGCTTCGTGATAGGTAAGCGTTCCTTTCTCTGCCGGGTCAGAGATTCCGCTAGGCTTCCGGAATCCGATCTCTACCAGCCATTCCGAAACATCCTTTAACTTCCGACTCCATTCTTTTGCTGCTTCCGCGTATCGGGTATCTTCGGACAGCAAACGATCATAATGCTTCAAATGTGACCCGCATCCCCCAGCGTTGCTTATGATGGCGTCGAACGCGAAAGGATCGATAGCATCGATCTGCTTTTTCGCCAGATCGACAGCGGAATCGTGATCTCCATTGTGAGCATGTAGAGAACCGCAGCAGTGCTGCAATCGCGGGGTATAGACCGCACACCCGTTTTCGAGCAGAACGTCCACCGTGGCTCGATTGACATCGCTAAAGGTTAAAGACTGCACACAGCCCGTCAAAACAGCGACCCTATATCGTGTTTCTCCCGACGGCTTTTCCCACTCTTCGATCAGTTCATCCGAGAACTTATCCTGCATGCGAGGAGTATTAGGCTCCAGAGCCTGCATTTGCGGACTGAGCAAAGTCGTCAGCCCCCATTTGCGAAATGATTCCTGAGCACCAGAATTCTGATACAAACGCAGGATCCTCCCCACGAAATCCAAAAGTCGAGGCTGCTTGAACAAAACCCGCATCGAAAAATACCGAATGGCCGATCGAAGTGGGGTTGACTTCACCCCGCTAGCCTCAACCTCAGTTCGAGCCGTTTCCAACATGTGCACATAATCGACACCCGCTGGGCAGGCAGTTGTGCAAGCAAGACATCCGACGCAATAGCTCATCTCGTCTGCAAACTCTTCGTCCAGATCGAGTTCTCCATCTGCGATCGCTCGCATCCAGGCAATACGTCCTCTGGGCGAGTTTCGCTCCCGTTTGGTGATGGAGTAAGTCGGACATGTCGGTAGACACATTCCGCAATGCATACACTGCTGCAGAACGGAGTAATCGAGATTGGCCAATTTCGTCTCACTCATCGGCGGGTCCTCCCGTTAGCAGTATTATCATCGCCAATACAGATACCCCGTGGTGCCGATCTGATTTGTGAAGTCCCACCATGCTAAAAGATCTTTCCAGGATTTAGGATGCCCATAGGGTCTAGGCTCTTTTTTATCATCCCCAAAAGGGCGTAGCTATCGCCCCCTAGTTGCTGCTCTAGAAACCCCTTCTTGGCCAAGCCCACGCCATGCTCTCCCGTGATAGTGCCCCCGAGAGATAGAGCGTAGTCGAAGATTTCCTTCATAGCCTCCTCTACTCGATGCATCTCCTCTTCATCTCGCTCATCGGTCAAAAACGTTGGATGCAAGTTCCCGTCTCCAAAATGTCCAAAGGTCGCAATCTCCAAACCCGTGCGAGCCGCTAGGTCTTGAATGAACCGTATCATCTTTCCCAATTCGCTTCGCGGTACCGTGGCGTCTTCCAATATCGTTGTGGGCCGGATGCGTGCCAGAGCGGAAAACGCACTGCGACGCGCGGTAGCGAGTTTTGCTGCCTCGACTGGATCCGAGGTTCGAACAACTTTTAGAGCTTCGTTCTGCTTAGCTATTTCCTCTATTCGTGCCGCTTCGTCCGCAACCGCCGCTGAATGTCCGTCCGACTCGATCAGCAGCACTGCATCGGCATCGAGTGGCAAGCCGACTTTGGCGAAATCTTCCACACACTGAATCGTCTTGCGGTCCAAAAACTCCAAGGTGCAAGGAATGATCTGGTTAGCAATAATCGCAGACACGGTGTCCGCGGCCTTCTCCATTCGGTCATAAGTTACCAGCAAAGTCTCTCGAGCACCTGGTTTTGGCAACAGTTTCAGCAGCGTCTTTGTGATGATGCCAAGCGTGCCTTCGCTACCGATAAACAGATCTTTCAAATTGTAGCCGGCCACGTCCTTAACGCACTTGTTGCCAAGCCAACAGATGGAGCCATCCGCCAGCACGACCTCCATTCCCATCACGTAATCACGGGTAACACCATACTTGAGGCCGCGTAAACCTCCGGAGTTCTCCGCCACGTTTCC
It encodes the following:
- a CDS encoding Gfo/Idh/MocA family protein, with product MSLQKKEGQLGLGVLGLGEGRSIISAGVRSDMWQVVSLCDRNEELCRERCREFSLSNYTLNYGEMLENSAIDVIGIYTPDHLHADHVIQALEAGKHVVCTKPFIDNLERAQDVLNAVERSGCKVLVGQSSRFFAPFKRQREHYVAEDFGELVSIESYYHADHRWFLEKEWARNDAFKWLYGAISHPGDLVRWYLPEIEEVYGYAHLSKNGRDLGLKHPDTFHYVLKGANGVPARVSGTYSCPVVPTCRDSNMSCILRCDNGTSQADYYDLRYAYKLNGISSMETFEDMDDYYFRFGGHSHHAGEYQSYIEYIAQCIQNNEHPTPDAREGIVTVAVMQAMEEASKTGNPVRIATLLERYGLEGLISG
- a CDS encoding (Fe-S)-binding protein, which gives rise to MSETKLANLDYSVLQQCMHCGMCLPTCPTYSITKRERNSPRGRIAWMRAIADGELDLDEEFADEMSYCVGCLACTTACPAGVDYVHMLETARTEVEASGVKSTPLRSAIRYFSMRVLFKQPRLLDFVGRILRLYQNSGAQESFRKWGLTTLLSPQMQALEPNTPRMQDKFSDELIEEWEKPSGETRYRVAVLTGCVQSLTFSDVNRATVDVLLENGCAVYTPRLQHCCGSLHAHNGDHDSAVDLAKKQIDAIDPFAFDAIISNAGGCGSHLKHYDRLLSEDTRYAEAAKEWSRKLKDVSEWLVEIGFRKPSGISDPAEKGTLTYHEACHLCHGQKITAQPREILKSLPGFEFTECKNSDRCCGSAGIYSITQPDTANELLRQKLEAVEDTGASVLALGNPGCHLHIENGLKAGDAKTEVVHPVVLLARAYADEKAILPKS
- a CDS encoding FAD-binding oxidoreductase — protein: MSELEKRLKEIVGTENVLTKIADVYPYGFDGTATLKQRPAAVVFPANSEEVSALVKLAQGLKTPIVTRGSGTGLSGGSVPVVGCIVLCLLRMDSILELDTANLTLFAESGVVTQKIFETAESAGLFYPPDPGSMKVSTIGGNVAENSGGLRGLKYGVTRDYVMGMEVVLADGSICWLGNKCVKDVAGYNLKDLFIGSEGTLGIITKTLLKLLPKPGARETLLVTYDRMEKAADTVSAIIANQIIPCTLEFLDRKTIQCVEDFAKVGLPLDADAVLLIESDGHSAAVADEAARIEEIAKQNEALKVVRTSDPVEAAKLATARRSAFSALARIRPTTILEDATVPRSELGKMIRFIQDLAARTGLEIATFGHFGDGNLHPTFLTDERDEEEMHRVEEAMKEIFDYALSLGGTITGEHGVGLAKKGFLEQQLGGDSYALLGMIKKSLDPMGILNPGKIF